The following are encoded in a window of Mycolicibacterium tusciae JS617 genomic DNA:
- a CDS encoding helix-turn-helix transcriptional regulator yields the protein MSPVRRGDALPIHNRIGVLRAERRMTRAQLAELVDVNPQTVGALERGDHFPSLDLAFRICDVFGLPVEAVFSRTPFTPLSTELYSRPMQRGGEADVQLDHAD from the coding sequence ATGAGTCCGGTGAGGCGAGGCGATGCCCTCCCTATCCATAACCGCATCGGCGTCCTGCGCGCGGAGCGGCGGATGACTCGGGCGCAACTCGCGGAGTTGGTCGACGTCAACCCGCAGACTGTCGGCGCACTGGAACGAGGCGACCACTTTCCAAGCCTCGACCTGGCGTTCCGGATCTGCGACGTCTTCGGGCTGCCCGTGGAGGCGGTGTTCTCGCGCACCCCGTTCACGCCTCTGTCCACCGAGCTCTACTCCAGACCCATGCAACGAGGAGGCGAAGCCGATGTCCAGCTCGACCACGCAGACTGA
- a CDS encoding SDR family oxidoreductase: MTRQKILITGASSGLGEGMARAFAAKGRDLALCARRIDRLDELKAELLEAHPGISVAVAALDVNDHEQVPKVFTELSDELGGIDRVIVNAGIGKGAPLGSGKLWANKATIETNLVAALVQIETALEMFKASGGGHLVLVSSVLGNKGVPGVKAAYAASKAGVSSLGESLRAEYLSGPIKVTTLEPGYIESEMTAKSGSTLLMVDNETGVKAMVDAMERETGRAAVPWWPWGPLVHLMRVLPPRLAKRFA, translated from the coding sequence GTGACTCGACAGAAGATCTTGATCACCGGTGCCAGCTCAGGGCTGGGCGAGGGCATGGCGCGCGCATTTGCGGCCAAGGGCCGCGATCTCGCGTTGTGCGCCCGCCGCATCGACCGGCTCGACGAACTGAAGGCAGAACTGCTCGAGGCCCATCCCGGCATCTCGGTGGCCGTCGCCGCGCTCGACGTCAACGACCACGAGCAAGTACCCAAGGTATTCACCGAACTCTCCGACGAGTTGGGTGGTATCGACCGCGTCATCGTCAACGCGGGCATCGGGAAGGGCGCGCCGCTCGGATCGGGCAAACTGTGGGCCAATAAGGCCACCATCGAGACGAATCTCGTTGCGGCGCTGGTCCAAATCGAGACGGCGCTGGAGATGTTCAAGGCCTCCGGCGGAGGACATCTGGTGCTGGTGTCGTCGGTACTCGGCAACAAGGGCGTACCCGGCGTGAAGGCCGCTTATGCAGCGAGCAAGGCCGGCGTGTCGTCTCTCGGAGAGTCGCTGCGTGCCGAATACCTCAGTGGTCCGATCAAGGTGACCACGCTGGAACCGGGATACATCGAATCCGAGATGACGGCGAAGTCGGGGTCGACGCTGTTGATGGTGGACAACGAGACCGGCGTCAAGGCGATGGTCGATGCGATGGAGCGCGAGACGGGCCGGGCGGCCGTTCCATGGTGGCCATGGGGACCGCTGGTCCATTTGATGCGCGTGCTCCCACCGCGGCTCGCAAAGCGGTTTGCTTAG
- a CDS encoding chorismate mutase, whose product MHDGGVIPNRSSLLLGAALFAGQVALAPTAAAQPFFPFQQLVDAAAQRLATADPVAATKWINGGPITDPARANQVLDSVAADATAHGIDPQYVREVFTDQIAANEGVQYTRFGQWKFDPGTAPTSAPDLAESRTQINGLNKILVDEIALHWNSLHSQGCAQDLADAKAAVVNARGLDPLYQQALTSATQSYCQPT is encoded by the coding sequence ATGCATGATGGTGGGGTGATCCCGAATCGAAGTTCACTTTTACTGGGCGCTGCCCTGTTCGCCGGCCAAGTCGCACTGGCTCCAACCGCCGCGGCCCAGCCCTTCTTCCCTTTCCAGCAGCTGGTGGACGCCGCGGCGCAGCGGTTGGCGACGGCCGATCCGGTGGCAGCCACCAAGTGGATCAACGGCGGACCCATCACCGACCCCGCGAGGGCCAACCAGGTGCTCGACTCAGTGGCGGCCGACGCGACGGCGCACGGCATCGACCCGCAGTATGTGCGGGAGGTCTTCACCGACCAGATCGCCGCGAACGAAGGAGTCCAGTACACCCGGTTCGGCCAGTGGAAGTTCGATCCCGGTACTGCACCAACGAGCGCACCGGACCTTGCCGAATCGCGCACGCAGATAAACGGTTTGAACAAGATCCTGGTGGACGAGATTGCCCTACACTGGAATTCACTGCACAGTCAGGGCTGCGCCCAGGATCTCGCAGACGCAAAGGCCGCAGTGGTCAATGCGCGCGGACTGGATCCGCTGTATCAACAGGCGCTGACGTCGGCTACCCAGTCCTACTGCCAACCTACTTGA
- a CDS encoding Fpg/Nei family DNA glycosylase, giving the protein MPELPEIEALADHLRRHAVGLTIRRIDVSAFSVLKTFDPAIAVLHGQTVTDANRWGKYLGVQSGDLHLITHLSRAGWLRWSDKLAAAPLKPGKGPIGLRVHLGTPGAAPGPNVAAGAAPGSNVAAGAAPGFDLTEAGTQKRLAVWLVDDPNKVPGIAALGPDALSLGPEELAGVLAGNTGRIKTVITDQKVIAGIGNAYSDEILHVAKLSPFATAGKLTEAQLAALHDAMISVLTDAVSRSVGQGAATLKGEKRSGLRVHARTGLPCPVCGDTVREVSFADKSFQYCPTCQTGGKILADRRMSRLLK; this is encoded by the coding sequence ATGCCTGAACTGCCAGAGATCGAAGCGCTTGCCGATCATCTGCGTCGCCATGCCGTCGGGCTGACGATCCGACGCATCGACGTGTCGGCGTTCTCGGTGCTCAAGACGTTCGATCCGGCGATCGCAGTGCTGCACGGCCAGACCGTCACCGATGCCAACCGGTGGGGCAAGTACCTCGGCGTACAGTCCGGCGATCTGCACCTGATCACCCATCTGTCGCGCGCCGGCTGGCTGCGCTGGTCCGACAAGCTCGCGGCGGCACCGCTGAAGCCGGGCAAGGGGCCGATCGGCCTACGGGTCCATCTCGGGACTCCCGGGGCGGCTCCGGGGCCCAATGTCGCCGCCGGGGCGGCTCCGGGCTCCAATGTCGCCGCCGGGGCGGCTCCGGGATTCGACCTCACCGAGGCCGGCACGCAGAAGCGGCTGGCAGTATGGCTGGTCGACGACCCGAACAAAGTGCCGGGCATCGCCGCACTGGGCCCCGACGCGCTGTCGTTGGGACCGGAGGAACTGGCAGGAGTGCTCGCCGGAAACACCGGCCGGATCAAAACCGTCATCACCGATCAGAAGGTGATCGCCGGAATCGGCAACGCCTACAGCGACGAAATCCTGCACGTCGCGAAGCTCTCGCCGTTCGCGACGGCTGGCAAGCTCACCGAAGCGCAGCTGGCCGCCCTGCACGACGCGATGATCTCGGTGCTGACCGACGCGGTCAGCCGCTCGGTGGGTCAGGGCGCCGCGACGCTGAAGGGGGAGAAGCGCTCTGGGCTGCGTGTGCATGCGCGAACCGGACTGCCCTGCCCGGTGTGCGGCGACACGGTGCGCGAGGTGTCCTTCGCGGACAAGTCATTCCAGTACTGCCCGACGTGTCAGACGGGCGGCAAGATCCTGGCGGATCGGCGAATGTCGCGCCTGCTCAAGTAG
- a CDS encoding phage holin family protein, with protein MGSFLLRAALTGLALWVVTLIVPGIRFVGGDSTLQRVGIIFVVGIIFGLVNAIIKPIVQFISIPLYILTLGLIHIVINALMLWITSWITEHTTHWGLFIDDFWWTAIWAAIVLSIVSWLLSLVVGSAERTTAR; from the coding sequence ATGGGATCTTTCCTGCTGCGTGCGGCGCTGACAGGGCTCGCGCTGTGGGTGGTCACCCTGATCGTTCCCGGAATCCGCTTTGTCGGCGGTGATTCGACGCTGCAGAGGGTTGGCATCATCTTCGTCGTCGGCATCATCTTCGGTCTGGTCAACGCGATCATCAAACCGATCGTGCAGTTCATTTCGATCCCGCTTTACATCCTGACGCTCGGGCTGATCCATATCGTGATCAATGCGCTAATGCTGTGGATCACTTCGTGGATCACCGAGCACACCACCCACTGGGGCTTGTTCATCGACGACTTCTGGTGGACGGCGATCTGGGCCGCGATCGTGTTGTCGATCGTGAGTTGGCTCTTGTCGCTCGTGGTCGGCTCGGCCGAGCGTACGACGGCCCGGTAG
- the cobF gene encoding precorrin-6A synthase (deacetylating), with the protein MTRRIHVIGIGAGDPDYVTAQAVAALNDTAVFFAMDKGDTKDDLVALRRLICERFIREPGYRFHEMPDPPRARTPADSPAYRQAVADWHAERARLWADAIASELGPGDVGAFLAWGDPSLYDSTLRILDRVAEHVDIDYDVVPGITAIQALTARHRIPLNDIGEPVLITTGRQLRENGLAGSAVVMLDADCSFQDCPPNTRIWWGAYLGTPDELLFSGTVGEVGARIATARADARAVHGWIMDTYLLRSAD; encoded by the coding sequence GTGACTCGTCGGATCCACGTCATCGGAATCGGCGCGGGCGATCCCGACTACGTGACGGCGCAGGCGGTGGCCGCGCTCAACGACACCGCCGTCTTCTTCGCGATGGACAAAGGCGACACCAAGGACGACCTGGTCGCGCTGCGGCGCCTGATCTGCGAGCGGTTCATCCGCGAGCCGGGCTACCGGTTCCACGAGATGCCCGACCCGCCGCGGGCCAGGACCCCTGCTGACAGTCCGGCCTATCGGCAGGCCGTCGCCGACTGGCATGCCGAGCGGGCGCGGCTGTGGGCTGATGCGATCGCGTCCGAACTCGGGCCCGGTGACGTCGGCGCGTTTCTGGCGTGGGGTGACCCGTCGCTCTACGACAGCACGCTGCGAATCCTGGACCGTGTCGCCGAGCACGTCGACATCGACTACGACGTCGTCCCCGGCATTACCGCGATACAAGCGTTGACGGCTCGACATCGCATACCGCTCAACGATATTGGTGAGCCCGTGCTCATCACCACCGGTCGGCAACTACGTGAGAACGGATTGGCAGGCAGCGCGGTGGTGATGCTCGACGCCGACTGCTCGTTCCAGGACTGCCCACCCAACACCCGTATCTGGTGGGGCGCCTACCTCGGCACGCCTGACGAATTGCTGTTTTCCGGCACCGTCGGTGAGGTCGGCGCGCGCATCGCCACGGCGCGCGCCGACGCCCGCGCCGTCCACGGCTGGATCATGGACACGTACCTACTGCGTTCGGCAGACTGA
- a CDS encoding AurF N-oxygenase family protein: MTAPTREEFAERLLKGSVKKSYAPVVDIDWDAPLDPDKFFLPPKCVSLYGTGLWDAMTREQQIELSRQELVNTLSAGIWFENILNQALLRKMMHQDPTASGTHYELTELGDETRHMVMFGKAIERVGAQPVRPKYYQRFIINLLPFAFQGPMLWVAALVGEEIFDSLQRQMMDDDELQPIIARLMRIHVTEEARHIQFARDGLRKRTPTMRRLPKFFVANINGVGGYFFRFLFTNKVQYRRVGLDAREARRLARGSAHRHQTHVAGFAPLAAFLQEVGLMGPIARRMWRRTGFLPR; encoded by the coding sequence ATGACCGCACCCACTCGTGAAGAGTTCGCCGAACGTCTACTGAAGGGCTCCGTCAAGAAGTCCTACGCGCCGGTCGTCGACATCGACTGGGATGCGCCGCTGGACCCCGACAAGTTCTTTCTGCCGCCAAAGTGTGTCTCGCTCTACGGCACCGGGCTGTGGGACGCGATGACCCGCGAGCAGCAGATCGAGTTGTCACGCCAGGAGCTGGTGAACACGCTGTCGGCCGGTATCTGGTTCGAGAACATCCTGAACCAGGCGTTGCTACGCAAGATGATGCACCAGGACCCCACCGCCAGTGGCACGCACTATGAACTCACCGAGCTGGGCGACGAGACGCGTCACATGGTGATGTTCGGCAAGGCCATCGAGCGCGTCGGCGCACAACCGGTGCGGCCCAAGTACTACCAGCGATTCATCATCAATCTGCTGCCGTTCGCCTTCCAGGGACCGATGTTGTGGGTCGCCGCGCTGGTCGGCGAGGAAATCTTCGACTCACTGCAGCGACAGATGATGGACGACGACGAGCTTCAGCCGATCATTGCGCGCCTCATGCGGATTCACGTCACGGAGGAAGCACGTCATATCCAGTTCGCCCGCGACGGACTGCGCAAGCGGACGCCGACCATGCGACGGCTGCCGAAGTTCTTCGTCGCCAACATCAACGGCGTCGGCGGTTACTTCTTCCGCTTCCTGTTCACCAACAAGGTGCAGTACCGCCGCGTCGGTCTCGACGCGCGTGAGGCACGTCGGTTGGCACGCGGCAGCGCACACCGCCACCAAACCCACGTGGCCGGATTCGCGCCACTGGCGGCGTTCCTGCAGGAGGTCGGGCTCATGGGGCCGATCGCCCGGCGGATGTGGCGGCGCACCGGGTTCCTGCCACGGTGA
- a CDS encoding DUF4873 domain-containing protein: protein MSDIYDGPATVHIGEYECTLRVRLAGHINPIDGRYHWQGTVFGELPGGVKPPQQITVTIGDNHAQARIVERPPQGGYSVAGVGAPPFALGTVA, encoded by the coding sequence GTGAGCGACATCTACGACGGGCCGGCCACCGTGCACATCGGCGAATACGAGTGCACCCTCCGCGTGCGCCTGGCCGGCCACATCAACCCGATAGACGGTCGATACCACTGGCAGGGAACGGTTTTTGGCGAGCTACCCGGCGGCGTCAAACCGCCCCAACAGATCACCGTCACGATCGGCGACAATCACGCGCAGGCACGCATCGTCGAGCGTCCACCGCAGGGTGGTTATTCGGTGGCCGGGGTGGGTGCCCCGCCGTTTGCGTTGGGGACCGTCGCGTAG
- a CDS encoding DUF4235 domain-containing protein: MSAASKALYKPLSIATSVAGGLLAGKVFTEIWQRVSPSDQEPPEPKDLTRSTREALIAAAVQGLIFGLVRAAVDRAGAKGYRALTNDDPR; the protein is encoded by the coding sequence ATGAGCGCTGCATCCAAAGCCCTGTACAAGCCGCTGTCGATCGCCACCAGCGTGGCCGGTGGCTTGTTGGCAGGAAAGGTCTTCACGGAAATCTGGCAGCGGGTCAGTCCGTCCGATCAGGAGCCGCCGGAACCCAAGGATCTCACTCGCTCCACCCGCGAGGCGCTGATCGCCGCGGCGGTGCAGGGATTGATCTTCGGACTGGTGCGCGCTGCGGTGGATCGGGCAGGCGCGAAGGGATACCGCGCCCTCACCAACGACGACCCGCGCTGA
- a CDS encoding LLM class flavin-dependent oxidoreductase, with the protein MRFTYAESLTHPKYYIPLAQAAEAAGFHGMTIADSVAYPYESDSKYPYTPDGNREFLDGKEIVESFVLASALAAATTTLRFDMYVLKLPIRPPALVAKQAGSLAAMFDNRLGLGVGTSPWPEDYELMHVPFAKRGKRMDECIEIVKGLTTGEYFEFHGEFYDIPKTKMSPAPTEPIPILIGGHADVVLRRAARNDGWMHGGGDLGDPEALDRYIKRLNELREEEGRSGPFEIHAQSLDAYKPDGIKRLEDRGVTHIMVGFRMPYAVGPDPEPLENKLRAIEKYGEKVISKV; encoded by the coding sequence GTGCGCTTCACCTATGCGGAATCACTGACCCATCCGAAGTACTACATCCCGCTTGCCCAGGCGGCCGAGGCCGCCGGGTTCCACGGGATGACGATCGCCGACAGCGTGGCGTATCCCTACGAGTCCGACTCGAAGTATCCGTACACCCCCGACGGCAACCGTGAGTTCCTCGACGGCAAAGAGATCGTCGAGTCGTTCGTTCTCGCCAGCGCGCTGGCCGCGGCCACCACGACGCTGCGATTCGACATGTACGTCCTGAAGCTTCCGATTCGACCGCCCGCGTTGGTGGCCAAGCAGGCCGGTTCGCTGGCCGCGATGTTCGACAATCGGCTCGGCCTCGGGGTGGGCACCAGCCCGTGGCCCGAGGATTACGAACTGATGCATGTCCCGTTCGCCAAGCGCGGTAAGCGGATGGACGAGTGCATCGAGATCGTCAAGGGCTTGACCACCGGCGAATACTTCGAGTTCCATGGCGAGTTCTACGACATCCCGAAGACGAAGATGTCGCCGGCGCCAACCGAACCGATTCCGATCCTGATCGGCGGACACGCGGACGTCGTACTGCGGCGGGCGGCCCGCAACGACGGCTGGATGCACGGCGGCGGCGACCTCGGCGACCCCGAAGCGCTCGACCGTTACATCAAGCGGCTCAACGAACTTCGTGAGGAAGAGGGCCGGTCGGGCCCGTTTGAGATCCACGCCCAGTCGCTCGACGCCTACAAGCCCGACGGCATCAAACGGCTCGAGGATCGGGGCGTGACGCACATCATGGTCGGTTTCCGGATGCCCTACGCCGTGGGCCCCGACCCTGAACCGCTGGAGAACAAGCTTCGTGCCATCGAGAAGTACGGCGAGAAGGTCATCTCGAAGGTCTAG
- a CDS encoding linear amide C-N hydrolase, translating to MLWNTDGRYVMAGRTMDWPESTQPTIVAFPRGRQRDGGKVGDIVAVADNPLRWTSRYASLVTTVYGIGTVDGFNEAGLAIHGLYLKSTDVGARDPGRPGLQMGLFGQYLLDQAGTVADALALLDTFQPVMVEAHGRQATIHFALEDAGGDSAIIEFAGGEPVIHHGRQYTIMTNDPTYDEQLALVSQQDFSHPSSNMPLPGNVNPVDRFQRATYYAELLPESADTRQAVASVMAIMRNVSVPFGAPYRDFGVYNTEYRTVIDLTQKLYFFELSTSPNVIWIDFDALKLDDQPLVIDPYDTTLVGDVTARFQPQPVPF from the coding sequence GTGCTGTGGAATACCGATGGTCGATACGTGATGGCCGGCCGCACGATGGACTGGCCTGAGTCGACGCAACCGACGATCGTCGCGTTCCCCCGAGGGCGGCAGCGCGACGGCGGCAAGGTCGGGGACATCGTTGCGGTCGCCGACAATCCGCTGCGCTGGACCAGTCGCTACGCCAGCCTCGTGACCACCGTCTACGGGATCGGTACCGTCGACGGATTCAACGAGGCGGGCCTCGCAATACACGGCCTGTACCTCAAGTCGACCGACGTTGGAGCCCGTGATCCGGGTCGGCCGGGACTCCAGATGGGACTGTTCGGCCAGTATCTGCTCGACCAGGCAGGCACCGTCGCCGATGCCCTGGCGTTGTTGGACACGTTCCAGCCCGTGATGGTGGAGGCGCACGGACGGCAGGCCACCATCCATTTCGCGCTCGAAGACGCCGGCGGGGACTCGGCGATCATCGAGTTCGCGGGCGGTGAACCTGTCATTCACCACGGCCGTCAGTACACGATCATGACCAATGACCCCACCTATGACGAACAGTTGGCATTGGTTTCACAGCAGGACTTTTCGCATCCGAGTAGCAATATGCCGTTGCCGGGCAACGTCAATCCGGTCGACCGATTCCAGCGCGCCACCTACTACGCAGAGCTGTTACCCGAGTCGGCCGATACCCGACAGGCGGTGGCGAGCGTGATGGCGATCATGCGCAACGTGTCGGTACCGTTCGGTGCGCCCTACCGCGACTTCGGCGTCTACAACACCGAATACCGGACGGTCATCGACCTGACCCAGAAGCTGTACTTCTTCGAGCTGTCGACAAGTCCGAACGTGATCTGGATCGACTTCGACGCGCTGAAGTTGGACGATCAGCCGTTGGTGATCGACCCTTACGACACCACTCTGGTCGGGGATGTCACGGCGCGGTTCCAGCCGCAGCCGGTGCCGTTCTAG
- a CDS encoding FHA domain-containing protein, whose translation MSSHLEVFKPTGRELVPLTGERVTVGKASTNVVALEHDPTVSRLHAILENHGSAWSIRDVGSRNGTFVNGEKITAERVLRSGDEVRIGKSRVVYLEARQSGAPVEEATIVPDAAQLPPRLTRREVDVLMVLCRPLVSDDMFPEPASVRRMAGELYVTEAAVKQHLQNLYDKFAIPAEGDRRVRLANEALRRGAVTIAQLRDSGGQ comes from the coding sequence ATGTCTTCCCACTTGGAAGTCTTCAAGCCCACGGGACGAGAGCTGGTCCCGTTGACCGGCGAGCGGGTGACCGTCGGCAAGGCTTCGACAAACGTGGTGGCGCTCGAACACGACCCCACCGTCTCTCGCCTGCACGCCATTCTCGAGAACCATGGTTCCGCCTGGTCGATCCGCGATGTCGGCAGTCGCAACGGCACCTTCGTCAACGGCGAGAAAATCACCGCGGAACGAGTTCTACGTTCCGGCGACGAGGTACGCATCGGGAAGTCACGGGTGGTGTATCTGGAGGCTCGACAGTCCGGCGCCCCGGTTGAAGAGGCGACGATCGTGCCCGATGCCGCTCAGCTTCCGCCGAGGCTGACCCGACGCGAAGTCGACGTCCTCATGGTGTTGTGCCGGCCACTGGTCTCCGACGACATGTTTCCCGAGCCGGCGTCGGTGCGGCGGATGGCGGGCGAGCTGTACGTGACCGAGGCAGCGGTCAAACAACACCTGCAGAACCTTTACGACAAGTTCGCCATCCCCGCAGAGGGCGACCGCCGCGTGCGGCTGGCCAATGAGGCACTTCGCCGCGGCGCAGTCACGATCGCCCAGCTGCGCGACAGCGGTGGGCAGTAA